Proteins encoded by one window of Salvia splendens isolate huo1 chromosome 5, SspV2, whole genome shotgun sequence:
- the LOC121803751 gene encoding transcription repressor OFP4-like, with protein sequence MKWSRKKSPSLFTRVISKFKRNSSKNTKNRDFPSPGSSSFYTEGRFYSMNKDDRYWRISFSYDGIQPRQSINPIWLDPDVFSGSNKLGSAEPPRKNFTEMVSDIKRMRDRERRRYKIGGETELPPKESEDSRNCRVDTSRFRNIKVKPEPKTEARVRRTREKVRAIKAYSPRTECKIRALEEIRKSRTKAKKRVPKERVVEGNTVFDGFAVVEMSLDPHRDFKDSMIDMIREKGIGHPDDLEELLACYLTYNSDEYHNLIISVFRQVWVELGIRS encoded by the coding sequence ATGAAGTGGTCGAGAAAGAAATCCCCATCTCTGTTCACTCGCGTCATCTCCAAATTCAAGCGAAATTCATCCAAAAACACCAAGAATCGCGATTTTCCCTCTCCGGGCTCCTCGTCATTCTATACAGAAGGAAGATTCTACAGCATGAACAAAGACGACAGGTACTGGAGAATCTCCTTCAGCTACGACGGAATCCAGCCGCGGCAGAGTATCAACCCCATCTGGCTAGATCCCGACGTGTTTTCCGGCTCCAACAAGCTCGGATCGGCTGAGCCTCCCAGGAAGAATTTCACTGAGATGGTTTCGGATATAAAGCGGATGAGAGACAGAGAAAGGAGAAGGTATAAAATTGGAGGAGAGACAGAGCTTCCTCCAAAGGAATCCGAAGATTCTAGAAACTGTCGGGTGGACACGAGCCGGTTCAGGAACATAAAGGTCAAACCCGAACCTAAAACCGAGGCCCGGGTGAGAAGAACAAGGGAAAAGGTTAGGGCCATCAAGGCGTACTCCCCGAGAACCGAGTGCAAGATCAGGGCCCTCGAGGAGATACGTAAATCGAGGACAAAGGCCAAGAAGAGGGTTCCGAAGGAGCGGGTGGTGGAGGGGAACACAGTTTTTGATGGCTTTGCGGTGGTCGAGATGTCGCTCGATCCGCATCGAGATTTCAAGGATTCCATGATTGACATGATTCGGGAGAAGGGGATAGGGCATCCTGATGATCTCGAGGAATTGTTGGCTTGTTATTTGACGTATAATTCCGACGAATATCATAATTTGATCATTAGCGTATTCAGACAGGTTTGGGTCGAGCTCGGAATTAGGAGTTGA